The following proteins come from a genomic window of Nocardiopsis sp. YSL2:
- a CDS encoding tyrosine-protein phosphatase, protein MGSSRHITWDGFVNTRDLGGLPTRHGTPTRRGAFLRSADPRLVTALGWRSARAAGVRTIVDLRNPDEIRPAGGDGPTHPVGTAQFPAATAAVPLPPEITRVEVPLDDVADVGFWREVDRERLHGTPLYFRPFLDRKPERCAAAVTALARCGPGAVLFHCGAGRDRTGLVALLLLALAGVEPQAIADDYALSTVMLGPLFAAMGRPDQGPAIESRLAERGLTARRCVLDVLGGLDAQDYLLAAGVAERDLARLRARLLG, encoded by the coding sequence ATGGGCTCCAGCAGACACATCACCTGGGACGGCTTCGTCAACACCCGTGATCTGGGCGGCCTGCCCACCCGACACGGCACGCCCACCAGGCGAGGGGCCTTCCTCCGCTCCGCCGACCCGCGCCTGGTGACCGCCCTGGGATGGCGGTCCGCCCGCGCGGCGGGCGTGCGCACCATCGTGGACCTGCGCAACCCCGACGAGATCCGGCCCGCCGGGGGTGACGGCCCCACGCACCCGGTGGGCACCGCACAGTTCCCCGCGGCGACCGCAGCGGTGCCGCTCCCACCGGAGATCACGCGCGTGGAGGTGCCCCTGGACGACGTCGCCGACGTCGGATTCTGGCGCGAGGTGGACCGTGAGCGGTTGCACGGCACCCCGCTGTACTTCCGGCCCTTCCTGGACCGCAAGCCCGAGCGGTGCGCCGCGGCGGTCACCGCCCTGGCCCGCTGCGGGCCCGGCGCCGTCCTGTTCCACTGCGGGGCCGGGCGCGACCGCACGGGGCTCGTCGCCCTGCTGCTGCTCGCCCTGGCCGGAGTCGAGCCCCAGGCGATCGCCGACGACTACGCCCTCTCCACCGTCATGCTCGGCCCGCTCTTCGCGGCGATGGGGCGGCCGGACCAGGGACCGGCCATCGAGTCGCGCCTGGCCGAGCGCGGTCTGACGGCGCGCCGCTGTGTGCTCGACGTGCTCGGGGGCCTGGACGCGCAGGACTACCTCCTGGCGGCGGGGGTCGCGGAGCGCGACCTCGCCCGGCTGCGCGCACGGCTCCTGGGCTGA
- a CDS encoding TetR/AcrR family transcriptional regulator produces the protein MNAPATDGRAARSRATRARVAAAATRLFTAHGYAATSIQAVAKEAGVATQTVYYAFGNKPAVLKEALDQAVAGDTAPVATLDRPWVRAALAAPDAREQIRLHVEGTSGVMERVAALTEVVRAAAGSDPELADLWRTNVEHRRQVQEVFARALADRGALRPGLEVSEAADTALALLCPEVFTLFTVHSGWTVERWSAWARDAVLRQLTHLADPPAEAPGGR, from the coding sequence ATGAACGCACCCGCCACCGACGGCCGGGCCGCCCGGTCCCGTGCCACCCGCGCCCGGGTGGCCGCCGCCGCCACCCGCCTGTTCACCGCGCACGGCTACGCCGCGACCAGCATCCAGGCCGTGGCCAAGGAGGCAGGCGTGGCGACCCAGACGGTGTACTACGCCTTCGGCAACAAGCCCGCCGTCCTGAAGGAGGCACTCGACCAGGCCGTGGCCGGGGATACCGCTCCGGTGGCCACACTGGACCGGCCCTGGGTGCGCGCGGCGCTGGCCGCCCCCGACGCCCGGGAACAGATCCGCCTGCACGTCGAGGGGACCAGCGGGGTCATGGAACGGGTGGCGGCTCTGACCGAGGTGGTGCGCGCGGCGGCCGGTTCCGACCCCGAACTGGCGGACCTGTGGCGGACCAACGTCGAGCACCGCCGCCAGGTCCAGGAGGTCTTCGCCCGGGCCCTGGCCGACCGCGGCGCACTGCGCCCGGGCCTGGAGGTGTCCGAGGCCGCCGACACCGCACTGGCGCTGCTCTGCCCGGAAGTGTTCACCCTGTTCACCGTGCACAGCGGCTGGACGGTCGAGCGGTGGTCCGCCTGGGCCCGCGACGCCGTCCTGCGCCAGCTCACACACCTGGCCGACCCTCCGGCCGAAGCGCCGGGCGGCCGGTGA